In a single window of the Acinetobacter sp. CS-2 genome:
- a CDS encoding adenylate/guanylate cyclase domain-containing protein: MSLDDWIRKEPRQFEYFHRLMGYMMLSLLVTVYHYTASDTQYQIYIPFFLLFIFLITPRLSTWLQYRYNSNIKRSVLFITDVVVISVILSAIHLNLVLTFISLFVILYTAITNKISFLAVSLASLIGIANFYLCNILIFGFGEYFEQTTGELTVLGFICLITFFGVGSFYQSSQIQHISNRRTYYYDQMNRYMEFANQLSRYAPVQLWQSIMKGESEAKIEYKRKKMTIFFSDIQGFTELSETLIPDDLAFLLNDYLSHMTEIAKQYEATVDKFMGDAILIFFGDPISQGVEQDAKTCLDMAIDMRQQMKLLRERWIKMGYPALHIRMGISTGYCHVGNYGAAHRMAYTIVGRDANLAARLQSAAAVDEILISDETYNLIKNDYLCAPKKPITLKGIHGPVKTWQVMEKYTSRKLDYQRWFDYEYKGFHLLLNLDEVQNYEYPELIQVLEKMIKRIQKQQKLTNSEGIVRLNLEDVIEDEKDEQYH, from the coding sequence GTGTCATTAGACGACTGGATTAGAAAAGAACCCAGACAATTTGAGTATTTCCATCGTTTGATGGGATATATGATGTTGTCTTTACTCGTTACTGTCTACCATTACACGGCTTCTGACACCCAATACCAGATTTATATTCCTTTTTTCCTGTTGTTCATTTTTCTGATTACGCCAAGATTATCGACCTGGCTGCAGTATCGTTATAATTCCAATATAAAACGCAGTGTCTTGTTTATTACCGATGTAGTTGTTATTTCGGTTATTTTATCTGCTATTCATTTAAACCTGGTTCTGACTTTCATTTCACTGTTTGTCATTTTATATACCGCAATCACCAACAAGATTTCTTTTTTAGCTGTGTCATTGGCAAGCCTGATTGGAATCGCAAATTTTTATCTGTGTAATATTCTGATTTTTGGTTTTGGTGAGTATTTTGAACAAACCACTGGTGAGTTAACCGTTTTAGGTTTTATCTGTTTAATTACTTTTTTTGGTGTGGGTAGTTTTTATCAAAGCAGCCAGATTCAACATATCAGTAATCGTCGAACCTATTATTACGATCAAATGAATCGTTATATGGAGTTCGCAAATCAGCTGAGCCGATATGCACCTGTGCAGTTGTGGCAATCGATCATGAAAGGTGAGTCGGAAGCCAAAATTGAATACAAACGTAAGAAAATGACCATTTTCTTTTCAGATATTCAAGGTTTTACCGAACTTTCAGAAACGCTTATTCCAGATGATTTGGCATTCCTGCTCAATGACTATTTAAGTCATATGACTGAAATTGCCAAGCAGTATGAAGCGACTGTCGACAAGTTTATGGGTGATGCGATCCTGATTTTCTTTGGTGATCCAATCTCGCAAGGGGTGGAGCAAGATGCCAAAACTTGTCTAGACATGGCAATTGATATGCGTCAACAAATGAAACTGCTGCGTGAACGCTGGATCAAGATGGGCTATCCGGCTTTGCATATCCGTATGGGGATTAGTACTGGTTATTGTCACGTAGGGAACTATGGCGCAGCACATCGTATGGCATATACCATTGTTGGACGTGATGCCAATCTGGCAGCACGGCTGCAAAGTGCGGCAGCAGTCGATGAAATCCTGATTTCAGATGAAACCTATAATTTAATTAAAAATGACTATTTATGTGCGCCGAAAAAACCTATTACGCTTAAAGGGATTCACGGTCCGGTAAAGACCTGGCAAGTTATGGAAAAATATACCTCGCGTAAATTGGATTATCAGCGCTGGTTTGATTATGAGTACAAGGGTTTCCATTTGTTGCTGAATCTGGATGAGGTTCAAAATTATGAATATCCAGAGTTGATCCAAGTTTTGGAAAAGATGATTAAGCGGATTCAAAAACAGCAAAAATTGACCAACTCAGAAGGTATTGTTCGACTCAATCTGGAAGATGTGATTGAAGATGAGAAGGACGAGCAATACCACTAA
- the fdx gene encoding ISC system 2Fe-2S type ferredoxin yields the protein MPRIKVLPHAQICPNGAEFEVEQDANLCESLLKNGIKIEHACDMSCACTTCHVVVRKGFDSLEEMTDVEADLLDRAWGLEPDSRLSCQVKIVDEDLEVEIPKYTINHASENH from the coding sequence ATGCCACGTATTAAAGTTCTTCCACATGCGCAAATTTGCCCTAATGGTGCCGAGTTCGAAGTTGAACAGGATGCCAACCTGTGCGAAAGCCTGTTAAAAAATGGTATCAAGATTGAACATGCATGTGATATGTCTTGTGCTTGTACCACCTGTCATGTCGTAGTTCGCAAAGGTTTTGACAGCCTCGAAGAAATGACAGATGTAGAAGCAGATTTACTAGATCGTGCCTGGGGTCTGGAACCGGATTCACGCCTTTCATGCCAAGTGAAAATTGTCGATGAAGATTTGGAAGTCGAAATTCCCAAATATACCATCAATCACGCCTCAGAAAATCATTAA
- the hscB gene encoding Fe-S protein assembly co-chaperone HscB has protein sequence MNHFELFNLPVALDIDLAALKTEFLKLQQQYHPDKAEDKDQALIKSSEINQAFKALSNVDSRAAYLLSLKKQDYHLDQSIGDFEFLQSALEIREQLDEAASAEELTSLKHEVQQWIDGLVREFKIDYEDEDWGEARDTVRKLRFFVKVMADIDKAEDRFLDDDSFDLDDDF, from the coding sequence ATGAATCATTTTGAGCTGTTCAACCTCCCTGTAGCACTCGATATTGATTTGGCAGCGTTAAAAACTGAATTTTTAAAGTTGCAGCAACAATATCATCCAGATAAAGCCGAAGACAAAGATCAAGCGCTGATTAAATCGAGCGAGATCAACCAAGCATTTAAGGCTTTATCCAATGTTGATAGCCGCGCTGCTTATCTCTTGAGTCTTAAAAAACAAGATTATCATCTGGATCAATCGATTGGAGATTTCGAGTTTTTACAGTCTGCACTGGAAATTCGTGAACAGCTGGATGAAGCTGCATCAGCTGAGGAACTGACTTCATTAAAGCATGAAGTTCAGCAATGGATTGACGGTTTGGTCCGTGAATTCAAAATCGACTATGAAGATGAAGACTGGGGCGAAGCTCGCGATACCGTTCGTAAATTGCGTTTCTTTGTTAAAGTCATGGCTGACATCGACAAGGCTGAAGATCGTTTTCTGGATGATGACAGCTTTGATTTAGATGATGATTTTTAA
- the mfd gene encoding transcription-repair coupling factor produces the protein MFQQEISQLHLQQLKAGEKRWVGNLQGSSAALLFKEIATQSKQLFILVAKNNQHLGQLESELEFYGIKPTIFPDWEILPYDRLSPHQDIVSERLSILSNMPKQGVLLLSASTLAQRVAPASWVLGEHFDIQVGQKFELEQQKLRLIQAGYHLVDTVYDHGEFAVRGSIMDIYASGQSAPIRIDLFDDEIESLKFFDPETQRTTQTLQQFSVLPAKEFPLKEGRATFRDRYAEKFPTTNPKKNPIYQDALEGIASPGLEFYFPLFFSKEAMQTQSTLMAYLPKNGIVITDKHLEEGLTSFWKDVLHRYEDRRHNVEQPILPPEDIFLQPNQVLEQLNQFARIIASTETFAEKSGVINFNMETPPRLPVDPKQEKPFSAVKKYIDAANHPVLLVAESAGRRETLKDALRPALGDIPNVENYAQFTSSLHAIAITSAPLDRGLVIPDQLTIISENQLYEHRVVQRRRKRQQEVSEEFLIRSLTELSIGAPVVHIDHGVGRYAGLVTLSIDDQEHEFLQLDYADAAKVYVPVTNLHLISRYSGGDPDLAPLHKLGTDAWSKAKRKALEQIHDVAAELLHIQARRHSKPGFSFELEQSPYMQFASGFAYEETLDQANAIEATLHDMQLAKPMDRLVCGDVGFGKTEVAMRAAFVAVQNNKQVAVLVPTTLLAQQHYESFKDRFADWPIRIEVLSRFGSSKSHSKTIEDLADGKVDIVIGTHKILQQNIQFKNLGLMIVDEEHRFGVRDKERIKAMRADVDMLTLTATPIPRTLNMAFSGMRDLSIIATPPARRLAVKTFVQEQTSESIKEAILRELLRGGQVYFLHNEVDTIERTAENIRELVPEARVAVAHGQMRERELEQVMQQFYHKEYNVLVCSTIIETGIDVPNANTILIERADKLGLAQLHQLRGRVGRSHHQAYAYLLVPSIKGLKGDAEKRLDAIQRASNLGAGFMLATEDLEIRGAGELLGEQQSGSMQAIGYSLYMEMLEKATKAIQKGKTPNFDAPLSLIAEINLHMPALIPDEYLGDVHQRLLFYKRISNTDTQEKLDNIRMELIDRFGVPPQPVKQLFAVHQIRLKAEQLGITKIDISANGGHIEFSPETPVQAISIIQMMQKHPTFFRMDGGQRLKVMVMLEDYQKRIQFIIDLLDSLLKEIH, from the coding sequence ATGTTCCAACAAGAAATTTCTCAACTCCATCTGCAACAGTTAAAAGCAGGCGAAAAACGCTGGGTCGGTAATTTACAAGGCTCATCTGCCGCTTTACTCTTCAAAGAAATTGCCACACAAAGCAAGCAATTATTCATTTTGGTGGCCAAAAATAATCAGCATTTGGGACAGTTGGAAAGTGAACTGGAATTTTACGGGATTAAACCGACGATTTTCCCGGATTGGGAAATTTTGCCTTATGACCGTTTGTCTCCCCATCAGGATATTGTGTCAGAGCGGCTTTCCATTTTATCCAATATGCCGAAGCAGGGCGTGCTGCTTTTATCTGCATCAACTTTGGCACAGCGTGTTGCACCGGCTTCATGGGTATTGGGCGAACATTTTGATATTCAAGTGGGACAGAAATTTGAACTTGAACAACAGAAACTGCGTTTAATCCAGGCCGGTTATCATCTGGTCGATACCGTTTATGATCATGGTGAATTTGCTGTGCGTGGCAGCATTATGGATATTTACGCGTCCGGTCAAAGTGCACCCATTCGTATTGATCTGTTTGATGATGAAATTGAAAGCTTAAAGTTTTTTGATCCTGAAACTCAAAGAACAACCCAAACGCTACAACAGTTTTCTGTATTACCTGCCAAGGAGTTTCCGCTTAAAGAAGGACGCGCCACTTTCCGTGACCGTTATGCGGAAAAATTTCCCACAACAAATCCGAAGAAAAATCCAATCTATCAAGATGCATTAGAAGGTATTGCCTCACCAGGACTGGAGTTTTATTTTCCCTTATTCTTTAGTAAAGAGGCGATGCAAACGCAAAGTACCCTCATGGCGTACTTACCTAAGAATGGCATTGTCATTACAGATAAGCATCTGGAGGAAGGGTTAACCAGTTTCTGGAAAGATGTGCTGCATCGTTATGAAGACCGCCGTCATAATGTCGAGCAGCCTATTTTGCCGCCAGAAGACATCTTTTTGCAGCCGAATCAGGTGTTGGAGCAGTTGAATCAGTTCGCCAGAATTATTGCCTCAACAGAAACATTCGCTGAAAAAAGCGGTGTGATTAATTTCAATATGGAAACTCCACCGCGCTTACCGGTAGATCCAAAACAGGAAAAACCGTTTTCTGCGGTTAAAAAATATATTGATGCTGCCAATCATCCGGTCCTGCTGGTGGCTGAAAGTGCCGGACGCCGTGAAACACTCAAAGATGCCTTGCGTCCAGCGCTGGGAGATATTCCCAATGTTGAAAATTATGCACAATTCACAAGCTCTTTACATGCTATAGCCATTACCAGTGCACCGCTGGATCGGGGTCTGGTCATTCCAGATCAGCTCACCATCATCTCGGAAAACCAGCTCTATGAACATCGGGTGGTGCAGCGCCGCCGCAAGCGTCAGCAAGAAGTATCCGAAGAATTCCTGATTCGCAGTTTAACTGAACTGAGTATTGGTGCCCCTGTGGTGCATATCGATCATGGGGTCGGACGTTATGCCGGCCTGGTCACTTTAAGCATTGACGACCAGGAACATGAATTTTTACAGCTGGATTATGCTGATGCTGCCAAGGTCTATGTTCCGGTCACCAATCTGCATTTAATCAGCCGTTATAGCGGCGGCGATCCGGACTTGGCACCTTTGCATAAACTGGGAACCGATGCCTGGAGCAAGGCAAAACGTAAAGCGCTGGAGCAAATCCATGATGTTGCTGCTGAACTGCTGCATATTCAGGCACGCCGTCACTCTAAACCCGGTTTTAGCTTTGAACTGGAACAAAGTCCATATATGCAGTTTGCCAGCGGCTTTGCCTATGAAGAAACCTTGGATCAGGCCAATGCCATTGAAGCAACTTTGCACGACATGCAGCTGGCCAAACCGATGGATCGTCTGGTATGTGGTGATGTTGGTTTTGGTAAGACTGAAGTGGCGATGCGTGCAGCATTTGTTGCAGTGCAAAACAACAAGCAGGTGGCGGTTCTGGTTCCGACGACCTTGCTGGCACAGCAGCATTATGAATCGTTTAAAGACCGTTTTGCCGACTGGCCGATCCGTATTGAAGTACTGTCACGGTTTGGTTCGAGCAAATCCCATAGCAAAACCATTGAAGACCTGGCTGATGGTAAAGTCGATATTGTGATTGGTACACATAAAATTTTGCAGCAGAATATCCAGTTTAAAAATCTGGGCCTGATGATTGTCGATGAAGAGCATCGTTTTGGGGTACGTGATAAAGAACGTATTAAAGCTATGCGTGCAGATGTCGATATGCTGACTCTCACCGCGACGCCAATTCCACGAACTTTAAATATGGCCTTTAGCGGGATGCGCGACCTTTCGATTATCGCTACACCGCCTGCACGTCGTCTGGCTGTGAAAACCTTTGTACAGGAACAGACCAGTGAATCCATTAAAGAGGCGATTCTGCGTGAATTGCTGCGCGGTGGACAGGTATATTTCCTGCATAATGAAGTGGATACCATTGAGCGTACTGCTGAAAATATTCGTGAACTGGTGCCTGAGGCCCGGGTGGCGGTTGCTCATGGCCAAATGCGGGAACGTGAACTGGAGCAGGTGATGCAGCAGTTCTATCATAAAGAATACAATGTGCTGGTCTGTTCAACCATTATTGAAACCGGGATTGACGTTCCCAATGCCAATACCATTTTAATTGAACGCGCTGATAAGCTGGGACTTGCCCAGTTGCACCAATTACGGGGCCGTGTCGGACGTTCACACCATCAAGCTTATGCCTACTTGCTGGTACCTTCAATCAAGGGGTTAAAGGGAGATGCAGAGAAACGTCTGGATGCGATTCAGCGCGCATCGAATTTAGGGGCCGGTTTCATGCTGGCGACGGAAGATCTGGAAATTCGTGGTGCCGGTGAACTGTTGGGCGAACAGCAAAGTGGCTCCATGCAGGCGATTGGTTATAGCCTGTATATGGAAATGCTGGAAAAAGCCACCAAAGCCATCCAAAAAGGCAAAACCCCGAATTTCGATGCACCATTGTCCCTGATTGCGGAAATCAATCTACATATGCCAGCCTTGATTCCAGATGAATATCTGGGAGATGTGCATCAGCGCCTATTGTTCTATAAACGCATCAGTAATACCGATACCCAGGAAAAACTCGATAATATCCGCATGGAGCTGATTGACCGGTTTGGTGTGCCACCGCAGCCAGTGAAGCAGTTATTTGCTGTGCATCAGATTCGTTTGAAAGCGGAGCAGCTGGGCATTACCAAAATTGATATCAGTGCTAACGGTGGTCATATTGAATTTTCACCAGAAACACCAGTACAGGCCATCAGTATTATTCAAATGATGCAAAAACATCCGACCTTTTTCCGCATGGATGGCGGGCAACGCCTGAAAGTCATGGTCATGCTGGAAGATTATCAAAAGCGTATCCAGTTTATTATCGATTTATTGGACAGTTTATTGAAAGAAATTCATTGA
- the iscA gene encoding iron-sulfur cluster assembly protein IscA, with amino-acid sequence MIHLTENAATHISNYLKNRGKGEGIRVGVKTSGCSGLAYVLEFVDEVDTHDQMFEQFGVKVFVDPKSLVYLEGMEMDYVKNGLNEGFEFNNPNKKGECGCGESFTV; translated from the coding sequence ATGATCCATTTAACTGAAAATGCTGCAACTCATATCAGCAATTACCTAAAGAATCGTGGTAAGGGTGAAGGCATTCGCGTTGGTGTGAAAACTTCAGGCTGCTCTGGTTTGGCTTATGTACTCGAATTTGTCGATGAAGTCGATACCCATGACCAGATGTTCGAGCAGTTTGGTGTTAAAGTTTTTGTTGATCCTAAAAGCCTGGTTTATCTTGAAGGTATGGAGATGGACTACGTGAAAAACGGTCTTAATGAAGGCTTCGAATTTAACAACCCGAATAAAAAAGGTGAATGTGGCTGTGGTGAATCTTTCACCGTTTAA
- the iscU gene encoding Fe-S cluster assembly scaffold IscU, whose protein sequence is MAYSEKVIDHYENPRNVGVLDKNAENVGTGMVGAPACGDVMRLQIQVNDEGVIEEARFKTYGCGSAIASSSLVTEWLKGKTLDEAQAIKNIDIATELALPPVKVHCSVLAEDAIKAAVEDYRSKKTKA, encoded by the coding sequence ATGGCTTATAGCGAAAAAGTAATTGATCATTACGAAAACCCTCGTAATGTTGGCGTTTTAGACAAAAATGCTGAAAATGTTGGTACAGGTATGGTGGGTGCACCGGCTTGTGGTGATGTCATGCGTCTTCAGATTCAGGTGAATGATGAAGGTGTGATTGAAGAAGCACGCTTTAAAACTTATGGTTGTGGTTCTGCGATTGCATCTAGCTCGCTTGTAACTGAATGGCTAAAAGGTAAAACTCTGGACGAAGCTCAAGCAATCAAGAACATTGACATTGCAACTGAACTGGCTTTACCTCCAGTAAAAGTACACTGTTCTGTACTGGCTGAAGATGCGATTAAAGCTGCTGTTGAAGACTATCGCAGCAAAAAAACAAAAGCTTAA
- a CDS encoding IscS subfamily cysteine desulfurase → MKRPIYLDYAATTPVDPQVAERMMECLTFDGTFGNAASRSHAYGWQAEEKVEYAREQVANLVKADPREIVWTSGATESDNLALKGVAQFYASKGKHIITSKIEHKAILDTCRELEEEGFEITYLEPQPQTGLITPEMVEAAIRPDTILVSLMMVNNEIGTITDIAAIGEITRAKKIFFHVDAAQAAGKVEIDLSTLKVDLMSFSAHKIYGPKGIGALFVRRSPRVRLKAQMHGGGHERGMRSGTLATHQIVGMGEAFELAGKNLEAEQARLRILRDKLWNGLQGLEQVFLNGHPTYNVANYLNVSFNFVEGESLMMALKDAAVSSGSACTSATLEPSYVLRALGLSDELAHSSIRFSFGKYTTEEDIDHVLEITKAAVEKLRELSPLWDMYKEGIDLSTVEWAEH, encoded by the coding sequence ATGAAACGTCCGATTTATCTTGATTATGCAGCAACCACTCCTGTAGACCCTCAAGTTGCAGAACGCATGATGGAGTGCTTAACTTTCGACGGTACTTTCGGTAATGCTGCATCTCGTTCTCATGCTTACGGTTGGCAGGCTGAAGAAAAAGTAGAATATGCACGTGAACAAGTTGCGAACTTGGTCAAAGCAGATCCACGCGAGATTGTTTGGACTTCAGGTGCCACAGAATCTGATAACCTGGCACTCAAAGGTGTGGCTCAGTTTTACGCATCTAAAGGCAAACACATCATCACCAGTAAAATTGAACACAAAGCAATTTTAGATACTTGCCGTGAATTAGAAGAAGAAGGTTTTGAAATCACCTATCTTGAGCCACAACCACAAACAGGTTTAATTACGCCTGAGATGGTTGAAGCAGCTATTCGTCCAGATACCATTCTTGTTTCCCTGATGATGGTCAACAACGAAATTGGTACCATCACTGACATTGCAGCTATCGGTGAAATTACCCGTGCCAAGAAAATTTTCTTCCACGTTGATGCGGCTCAAGCTGCAGGTAAAGTAGAGATTGATCTTTCAACTTTAAAAGTTGATTTAATGAGTTTCTCTGCGCACAAAATTTATGGCCCTAAAGGTATTGGTGCGTTATTCGTTCGTCGCTCACCACGTGTACGCCTTAAAGCACAAATGCATGGTGGCGGTCATGAACGCGGTATGCGCTCAGGTACACTTGCAACCCACCAAATCGTAGGTATGGGTGAAGCGTTTGAACTTGCAGGCAAAAATCTGGAAGCTGAACAAGCCCGTTTACGTATCCTCCGTGATAAATTATGGAACGGTTTACAAGGTCTGGAACAAGTATTCTTAAACGGTCATCCTACTTACAACGTTGCAAACTATCTGAATGTCAGCTTTAACTTTGTTGAAGGCGAATCATTGATGATGGCATTGAAAGATGCAGCTGTATCTTCTGGTTCAGCATGTACTTCTGCAACACTTGAGCCATCTTACGTACTTCGTGCGCTCGGTCTTTCTGACGAACTTGCTCACAGTTCAATCCGTTTCAGCTTCGGTAAATATACCACTGAAGAGGATATCGATCACGTTCTTGAAATCACTAAAGCTGCTGTTGAGAAATTACGTGAACTTTCTCCGCTTTGGGATATGTATAAAGAAGGTATCGACCTTTCCACTGTTGAATGGGCTGAACACTGA
- a CDS encoding Rrf2 family transcriptional regulator — MRLTTRGRYAVTALLDLALQPTEQTITLAEIAARQSISVAYLEQLFAKLKRHGLVSSVRGANGGYHLARSAEEITVLEIIEAVNEAVDATRCDHKGNCQNGAMCLTHDLWQELSHHIADYLAKITLADLVARDNVQTVSIRQNTASFDSALLSVTGI; from the coding sequence ATGCGTCTTACTACTCGCGGTCGTTACGCAGTGACTGCTCTACTTGATTTAGCTTTGCAGCCAACTGAACAAACGATTACGCTTGCTGAAATTGCAGCTCGTCAAAGTATTTCTGTTGCTTATCTTGAGCAGTTATTTGCGAAATTAAAGCGCCACGGCTTAGTTTCTAGTGTTCGTGGGGCCAACGGTGGTTATCACCTGGCTCGTAGCGCTGAAGAAATCACAGTATTAGAAATTATTGAAGCTGTAAACGAAGCAGTTGATGCAACACGTTGTGATCATAAAGGTAATTGCCAGAATGGTGCAATGTGCTTGACTCATGATTTATGGCAAGAACTCTCCCACCACATTGCCGATTATTTAGCAAAAATCACCCTTGCTGATCTGGTCGCACGAGATAACGTTCAAACCGTTTCCATTCGCCAAAATACAGCATCATTTGATTCAGCCCTTTTATCGGTTACAGGTATTTGA
- the hscA gene encoding Fe-S protein assembly chaperone HscA produces the protein MALLQIAEPGQSSAPHEHRIAIGIDLGTTHSLVATVLSGKAKVLNDEQGRVLLPSIVHYSHNTTHYGDEAKPFTTTDPKNTIVSVKRFMGRSKTDIKFQHPYTLVGEDNQMPAFETAQGRKTPVEISAEILKQLKDRAEDSLKNEVNGAVITVPAYFDEAQRQATRDAAQLAGLNVLRLLNEPTAAAVAYGLDQETNLAHDQNYVIYDLGGGTFDVSILRFSQGVFEVLATGGHTALGGDDLDRLIVKWAKKQLNIETLDDAEYAHFIVSARKAKEALSDAESVELKVLDQALTLDRATFEDIIKVALDKTISVCKRVMRDAKLELDDIKNVVLVGGSTRSYAVQKAVREVFNQEPLCTINPDEVVAIGASITANQLIGNSKDGSLLLDVTPLSLGLETMGGLVERLISRNTAIPVARRQEFTTYQDGQTAMLIHVVQGERDLVEHCRSLGRFVLHGIPPMTAGQARIEVTFQVDADGLLTVAAKETTSGVHAQIDIKPSYGLSDADTERLLIDGFKYAEEDKHLRHLQETKVEAKRELEALEQALKVDAQLLTAEQLVSLNQAKAQLEAQLETTDIKAIEQAVEQLKIHSDAFAAARMNQHIDAALKGTKLDDWSNSDQ, from the coding sequence ATGGCTCTCTTGCAAATTGCAGAACCCGGTCAATCAAGTGCACCGCATGAACACCGCATTGCAATTGGTATCGACTTGGGTACTACGCATTCATTGGTTGCCACAGTACTTTCCGGTAAAGCTAAAGTTCTGAACGACGAACAAGGCCGAGTGTTACTTCCCTCTATTGTTCACTACAGCCATAACACCACCCATTATGGTGATGAAGCCAAGCCGTTTACTACTACAGATCCTAAAAACACCATTGTCTCCGTGAAACGTTTTATGGGACGCTCGAAAACAGACATCAAATTCCAGCACCCTTACACTTTGGTGGGTGAAGACAATCAGATGCCTGCTTTTGAAACTGCACAAGGCCGTAAAACTCCTGTCGAGATTTCTGCAGAAATTCTAAAACAGCTGAAAGACCGTGCTGAAGACAGTTTAAAAAATGAAGTGAATGGTGCGGTAATCACTGTTCCAGCCTATTTTGATGAGGCACAACGTCAGGCAACACGTGATGCTGCCCAACTGGCCGGTTTAAATGTTTTACGTCTACTGAATGAGCCTACTGCTGCGGCTGTGGCTTATGGCCTAGACCAGGAAACCAATCTCGCTCACGATCAAAATTATGTGATTTATGACCTGGGTGGCGGTACTTTTGACGTATCTATCCTGCGTTTTTCCCAAGGTGTATTCGAAGTTTTAGCGACTGGCGGACATACTGCTTTAGGTGGTGATGACCTGGATCGCCTAATTGTGAAATGGGCTAAAAAACAACTGAATATTGAAACCTTAGATGATGCCGAATATGCACATTTTATTGTTTCTGCACGTAAAGCAAAAGAAGCCTTGTCAGATGCCGAGTCAGTTGAACTGAAAGTTTTAGATCAGGCTCTGACTTTAGACCGTGCTACATTTGAAGACATCATTAAAGTTGCTTTAGACAAAACCATCAGCGTATGTAAACGCGTGATGCGTGATGCCAAACTTGAACTGGATGACATTAAAAATGTCGTGCTTGTAGGTGGTTCTACTCGCTCTTATGCGGTGCAAAAGGCTGTTCGTGAAGTCTTCAATCAGGAACCGCTATGCACCATCAACCCGGACGAGGTGGTCGCAATTGGTGCCTCTATTACAGCGAATCAGCTCATTGGCAACTCCAAAGATGGTTCATTGTTATTAGACGTTACCCCTTTATCACTCGGTCTGGAAACCATGGGTGGTCTGGTGGAGCGTTTAATCTCACGCAATACGGCCATTCCTGTGGCGCGTCGTCAGGAATTCACTACTTATCAGGATGGCCAGACTGCCATGTTGATTCATGTGGTACAAGGTGAACGTGATCTGGTGGAACACTGCCGTAGTTTGGGTCGCTTTGTCTTGCATGGCATTCCGCCAATGACTGCCGGTCAGGCACGTATTGAAGTCACTTTTCAGGTTGATGCCGATGGCCTGTTAACTGTTGCTGCCAAGGAAACCACGTCTGGTGTACATGCTCAAATCGACATTAAACCTTCTTATGGTTTATCTGATGCCGATACCGAACGCTTACTGATTGATGGCTTCAAATATGCGGAAGAAGATAAACATCTTCGTCATTTGCAAGAAACCAAGGTTGAAGCAAAACGTGAGCTGGAAGCACTGGAACAAGCCCTAAAAGTGGATGCCCAGCTATTAACTGCTGAACAGTTAGTATCGTTAAATCAAGCCAAAGCTCAACTTGAGGCTCAACTCGAAACCACCGATATTAAAGCGATTGAACAAGCTGTAGAACAGCTTAAAATACACAGTGATGCTTTTGCTGCTGCACGCATGAACCAACATATTGATGCAGCTTTGAAAGGCACTAAACTTGATGACTGGTCAAACTCGGACCAATAA
- a CDS encoding HIT domain-containing protein, with amino-acid sequence MFSLHPQLAQDTFFVGDFPLSTCRLMNDMQFPWLILIPRVPGVSELYELSQADQEQFLRESSWLSSQLARVFRADKMNVAALGNMVPQLHFHHVVRYKNDVAWPKPVWGTPAIPYTNEVLAHMRQTLMLALRGQGDMPFDWRMD; translated from the coding sequence ATGTTTAGTTTGCATCCACAACTTGCTCAAGATACTTTTTTTGTAGGCGACTTTCCACTGTCAACATGTCGTTTAATGAATGATATGCAATTTCCGTGGCTCATATTAATTCCACGCGTGCCGGGCGTGAGCGAATTATATGAATTAAGTCAGGCTGACCAGGAACAGTTCCTGCGTGAATCGAGCTGGTTATCGAGTCAGCTTGCACGCGTATTCCGCGCAGACAAAATGAATGTGGCCGCTCTTGGGAATATGGTTCCACAATTGCATTTTCATCATGTCGTGCGCTATAAAAATGACGTGGCTTGGCCAAAACCAGTATGGGGTACTCCAGCTATTCCTTATACCAATGAAGTTCTTGCACATATGCGTCAAACCTTGATGCTCGCATTGCGTGGTCAGGGTGATATGCCATTTGACTGGCGTATGGATTAA